The proteins below come from a single Mesobacillus jeotgali genomic window:
- the gpsB gene encoding cell division regulator GpsB: MLSDKIQLTAKDILEKEFKTAMRGYKPEDVDKFLDMIIKDYEVMQQEIEELQQDNLRLKKQLDEASRRPSTQAAGTTNFDILKRLSNLEKHVFGDKLYD; this comes from the coding sequence ATGCTATCCGATAAAATACAGTTAACTGCTAAAGATATTTTAGAAAAAGAATTCAAAACAGCAATGCGTGGTTACAAACCGGAAGATGTCGATAAGTTTCTTGATATGATCATTAAGGACTATGAAGTGATGCAGCAGGAGATCGAAGAGCTTCAACAGGACAATCTTCGCCTGAAAAAGCAGCTTGATGAAGCTTCGCGCCGACCAAGCACACAGGCTGCCGGTACAACGAATTTCGATATCCTTAAAAGACTTTCGAATCTTGAAAAGCATGTTTTTGGGGATAAACTTTACGATTAA
- a CDS encoding DUF1273 domain-containing protein produces the protein MVKVAAISGYKPFELGVFQHNHPSAEYIKIAIKKSLLPLIEEGLEWVMISGQLGVELWAGEAVFELQEEYPELKLSVFTPFLNQEETWKEANKEWYESVLAGADHVDSITKKPYEKPWQFRLKNQFFVEKSDLLVLLYDPEKEGSPKFIYETAKKYQETNDYEIRLITLYDLQMAVEEEQLKQQDF, from the coding sequence ATGGTAAAAGTAGCTGCAATATCTGGTTATAAACCTTTTGAACTTGGCGTGTTCCAGCATAATCATCCGTCAGCAGAATACATAAAAATTGCGATAAAAAAAAGCTTGCTTCCTTTAATTGAAGAAGGCCTGGAATGGGTGATGATAAGCGGACAGCTGGGTGTCGAATTGTGGGCTGGTGAAGCGGTTTTCGAGCTGCAGGAAGAATATCCCGAACTTAAACTTTCTGTATTCACTCCTTTCCTGAATCAGGAGGAAACTTGGAAAGAAGCCAATAAGGAGTGGTATGAATCAGTGCTTGCTGGCGCTGACCATGTTGATTCCATCACTAAAAAGCCTTATGAAAAACCGTGGCAATTCAGGTTGAAGAATCAATTTTTTGTAGAGAAAAGCGACTTGTTGGTCCTGCTTTATGATCCTGAAAAAGAAGGCAGCCCAAAATTTATATATGAAACAGCAAAAAAATATCAAGAAACAAACGATTATGAGATAAGATTAATTACATTGTACGATTTACAAATGGCGGTTGAAGAGGAACAATTGAAACAGCAGGATTTTTAA
- a CDS encoding CotD family spore coat protein — MHCKPTHVLPTVVHPTKCCTNHNFTNNVVPHVHPTHTTNVNHINYDHVHYFPQTQSTVNQVTHQNHYGGPGPVPGGVAPVGPRPRPGFGGPGFGGPGFGGPGFGR; from the coding sequence ATGCACTGCAAGCCGACACATGTATTGCCAACAGTAGTTCATCCTACAAAGTGCTGCACGAACCATAACTTTACAAACAATGTGGTTCCGCATGTTCATCCAACACACACTACAAACGTAAACCACATTAATTACGATCATGTCCATTATTTCCCGCAGACACAGTCCACGGTTAATCAGGTGACACACCAGAATCATTATGGCGGACCTGGTCCGGTACCAGGCGGAGTGGCTCCAGTTGGCCCGAGACCGCGCCCGGGATTTGGCGGTCCAGGATTTGGTGGACCAGGATTTGGCGGTCCAGGATTTGGTCGATAA